A genomic stretch from Nocardia wallacei includes:
- the hrcA gene encoding heat-inducible transcriptional repressor HrcA, with the protein MPSTEQRRIEVLRAIVADYIATKEPIGSKTLVDRHNLGVSSATVRNDMAVLEAEGYITQPHTSSGRIPTDKGYRQFVDNIAEVKPLSPAERRAIIEFLENGVDLDDVLRRGVRLLAQLTRQVAMVQYPTVSASTVRHLEVVALNPARLLLVVITDTGRVDQRLVELGTVVDEEDLAALRGMLGKAMDGKRLSAASTAVAELPEHAPPRLRDVLVRVSTVLVETLVEHPEERLVLGGTANLTRNVGDFGFPGSLRSVLEALEEQVIVLKLLAAAQQPGMVTVQIGEETQVEQMRGTSVVSTGYGVPGTVLGGMGVVGPTRMDYPGTIASVAAVARYIGEVLAER; encoded by the coding sequence GGTCCTGCGTGCGATCGTCGCGGACTATATCGCGACCAAGGAACCGATCGGCTCTAAGACGCTGGTCGACAGGCACAATCTGGGCGTGTCCAGCGCCACAGTACGCAACGACATGGCGGTGCTCGAGGCGGAGGGTTACATCACCCAGCCACACACCAGTTCCGGTCGCATACCCACCGACAAGGGCTACCGGCAGTTCGTCGACAACATCGCCGAGGTGAAGCCGCTGTCACCGGCCGAGCGGCGGGCCATCATCGAATTCCTGGAGAACGGCGTCGATCTGGACGACGTGCTGCGCCGCGGCGTCCGCCTGCTGGCACAGCTGACCCGCCAGGTCGCGATGGTCCAGTATCCGACCGTCTCGGCCTCGACGGTCCGCCACCTCGAGGTCGTCGCACTGAATCCGGCGCGCCTGCTGCTGGTGGTGATCACCGACACCGGCCGCGTCGATCAGCGCCTGGTCGAGTTGGGCACGGTCGTCGACGAGGAGGATCTGGCGGCGCTGCGCGGCATGCTGGGCAAGGCCATGGACGGCAAGCGCCTGTCGGCGGCGTCCACGGCGGTGGCCGAACTGCCCGAGCACGCCCCGCCGCGGCTGCGCGACGTGCTGGTGCGGGTCTCGACGGTCCTGGTGGAGACGCTGGTGGAGCATCCGGAGGAGCGGCTGGTGCTCGGCGGTACCGCCAACCTCACCCGCAATGTCGGCGACTTCGGTTTCCCCGGTTCGCTGCGGTCGGTGCTGGAAGCGCTCGAGGAGCAGGTGATCGTGCTGAAACTGCTGGCCGCGGCGCAGCAGCCGGGCATGGTGACCGTGCAGATCGGGGAGGAGACGCAGGTGGAACAGATGCGTGGAACCTCCGTGGTGTCCACCGGGTACGGTGTGCCGGGTACGGTGCTCGGGGGCATGGGAGTTGTCGGCCCGACCCGCATGGACTACCCCGGAACGATCGCCTCGGTGGCGGCGGTCGCCCGGTACATCGGCGAGGTGCTCGCCGAGCGATGA